The following coding sequences are from one Mycolicibacterium aichiense window:
- a CDS encoding DUF2304 domain-containing protein — MNWIQVLLITAVIALLVYLLRSRTNAKAKAWVKVGYVLFVVLAVYAILRPDDTTVLANFLGVRRGADLITYALIIAFVFTTLSTYLRFKELELKYARLARAVALEGARTPEH, encoded by the coding sequence ATGAACTGGATCCAGGTGCTGCTGATCACGGCGGTGATCGCACTGCTGGTCTACCTGCTGCGGTCCCGCACCAACGCCAAGGCCAAGGCGTGGGTGAAGGTCGGCTATGTGCTGTTCGTGGTGCTTGCGGTTTACGCCATCCTCCGCCCGGACGACACCACGGTGCTGGCCAACTTCCTCGGGGTTCGCCGTGGCGCCGACCTGATCACCTACGCACTGATCATCGCGTTCGTGTTCACCACGCTGAGTACATATCTGCGGTTCAAGGAACTCGAGCTGAAGTACGCCCGCCTGGCCCGTGCGGTCGCCCTGGAGGGTGCGCGCACCCCGGAGCACTAG
- a CDS encoding adenylate/guanylate cyclase domain-containing protein, translating to MTTAQLSPGRINGFVRWVARTPWPVFTLGMLQADIIGALLVLGFLRFGLPPSDRVMLQDLPTLNLVIFLSYLFISFAVGAFVSLKLLVPVFRWQRRDALLAEDDPAATETARLRALRMPIYRSVISMTNWVLGAVVFIAASWPVASHAAPVLAVSTLLGATATTIIGYLQSERVLRPVAVAALRGGVPEKFHRPGVVQRLVLTWLLSTGVPLLAIVLSVVASKFSLLAASADALFTPILLMAVAALVVGMAGNVLAAMSIADPLRQLRWALGEVQRGNYNAHMQIYDASELGLLQAGFNDMVRDLSERQRLRDLFGRYVGEDVARRALERGTELGGQERDVAVLFVDLVGSTQLAASRPPSEVVNMLNEFFRVVVDTVKKHGGFVNKFQGDAALCIFGAPIEHPDASGAALAASRELHDELVGVLGQTEFGIGVSAGRAIAGHIGAQARFEYTVIGDPVNEAARLTELAKLENGHVLASAIAVSGALDAEALCWNVGEIVELRGRRAPTQLARPVNLLLPSGTRGEMATGSGS from the coding sequence GTGACCACCGCGCAACTCAGCCCGGGGCGGATCAATGGATTCGTCCGGTGGGTCGCGCGTACACCGTGGCCGGTGTTCACCCTGGGCATGCTGCAGGCCGACATCATCGGAGCCCTGCTGGTGCTGGGCTTCCTGCGGTTCGGGCTGCCGCCGTCGGACCGGGTCATGCTGCAGGACCTGCCGACGTTGAACCTCGTCATCTTCCTGAGCTATCTGTTCATTTCGTTCGCGGTGGGTGCCTTCGTCAGCCTCAAGCTGCTCGTTCCGGTGTTCCGCTGGCAACGCCGCGACGCCCTGCTGGCCGAGGACGATCCGGCGGCCACCGAGACGGCCCGGCTGCGGGCGCTGCGGATGCCCATCTACCGCTCGGTGATCAGCATGACCAACTGGGTGTTGGGCGCGGTGGTGTTCATCGCCGCCAGCTGGCCGGTGGCCAGCCATGCCGCACCGGTGCTGGCGGTGTCCACGCTGCTGGGTGCCACGGCCACCACGATCATCGGCTACCTGCAGTCCGAGCGTGTGCTGCGCCCGGTGGCGGTCGCCGCGCTGCGCGGCGGCGTTCCGGAGAAGTTCCACCGGCCGGGCGTCGTCCAGCGGCTGGTGCTGACCTGGCTGCTGTCCACCGGGGTGCCGCTGCTGGCAATCGTGCTGTCGGTCGTGGCCAGCAAGTTCTCCCTGCTGGCCGCCTCCGCTGACGCTCTGTTCACGCCTATCCTGCTGATGGCCGTCGCTGCCCTGGTGGTGGGGATGGCCGGCAATGTGCTCGCGGCCATGTCGATCGCCGATCCGCTGCGCCAGCTGCGCTGGGCGCTCGGGGAGGTCCAGCGCGGCAACTACAACGCCCACATGCAGATTTACGACGCCAGCGAGCTCGGCCTGCTGCAGGCGGGCTTCAACGACATGGTCCGCGATCTGAGCGAACGGCAGCGGCTGCGCGACCTGTTCGGCCGCTACGTCGGTGAGGACGTCGCCCGGCGCGCACTGGAACGTGGCACCGAGCTGGGCGGCCAGGAGCGTGACGTTGCGGTGCTGTTCGTCGACCTGGTCGGTTCGACGCAGCTGGCTGCCTCACGCCCGCCCAGCGAGGTCGTGAACATGCTCAACGAGTTCTTTCGCGTGGTCGTCGACACGGTCAAGAAACATGGCGGCTTCGTCAACAAGTTCCAGGGCGACGCGGCGCTGTGCATTTTCGGCGCGCCCATCGAGCACCCCGACGCCTCCGGGGCGGCGCTGGCCGCCTCCCGCGAACTGCACGACGAGCTGGTCGGCGTGCTGGGCCAGACCGAGTTCGGTATCGGTGTCTCGGCCGGGCGTGCGATCGCCGGTCATATCGGCGCGCAAGCCCGCTTCGAGTACACCGTGATCGGTGACCCGGTCAACGAAGCCGCCCGATTGACCGAACTGGCGAAGCTGGAGAACGGCCATGTGCTGGCGTCGGCAATCGCGGTCAGCGGTGCTTTGGACGCAGAAGCGTTGTGCTGGAACGTCGGCGAGATCGTCGAGCTGCGCGGCCGCCGCGCACCCACACAGTTGGCCCGGCCGGTCAACCTTCTGCTGCCCAGCGGAACCCGCGGCGAAATGGCCACCGGCTCAGGAAGTTAA
- a CDS encoding DNA polymerase III subunit delta' gives MSGVFTRLVGQSAVEAELVGAARAARGDSAHDVAATGTMTHAWLITGPPGSGRSVAAQCFAAALQCTAEGTPGCGECRACTTTMAGTHGDVRRIIPEGLSIGVHEMRAIVQIASRRPSTGRWQIVVVEDADRLTEGAANALLKVVEEPPPSTVFLLCAPSVDPEDIAITLRSRCRHVALVTPPAGAIAQVLIDRDGLSAEEAQWAASISGGHVGRARRLATDPDARERRSRALSLARDAATPSRAYAAAEELVATAEAEAKALNVDRDEAEADELRTALGAGGTGKGTAGTLRGSAGAIKDLERRQKSRQTRASRDALDRALIDLATYFRDALVVANGAGSVAPNHPDMAERVAALAAHASPERLLRCIEAVLECREALAINVKPKFAVDAMVATVGQALRSDL, from the coding sequence ATGTCCGGAGTTTTCACGCGGTTGGTGGGCCAAAGCGCCGTGGAAGCGGAGCTGGTCGGTGCGGCTCGAGCCGCCCGGGGTGATTCCGCTCACGATGTGGCTGCCACCGGCACCATGACACACGCCTGGCTGATCACCGGTCCGCCCGGATCAGGGCGCTCGGTGGCCGCCCAGTGCTTCGCGGCGGCCCTGCAGTGCACCGCCGAGGGCACACCCGGCTGCGGAGAGTGCCGGGCGTGCACGACCACGATGGCCGGCACCCACGGCGATGTCCGGCGGATCATCCCCGAGGGGCTGTCCATCGGGGTCCACGAGATGCGCGCCATCGTCCAGATCGCGTCCCGGCGGCCGAGCACCGGCCGCTGGCAGATCGTCGTGGTGGAGGACGCCGACCGTCTCACCGAGGGTGCGGCCAACGCCTTGCTCAAGGTGGTGGAGGAACCACCGCCGTCGACGGTGTTCCTGCTGTGCGCGCCGTCGGTGGACCCCGAGGACATCGCGATCACCCTGCGCTCGCGTTGCCGGCACGTCGCGTTGGTGACGCCCCCGGCCGGGGCGATCGCGCAGGTGCTGATTGACCGTGACGGCTTGTCCGCCGAGGAGGCACAGTGGGCGGCGTCGATCAGCGGAGGGCATGTCGGGCGGGCCCGGCGGCTGGCCACCGATCCCGACGCCCGGGAACGCCGGTCCCGCGCGCTGAGCCTGGCCCGCGACGCCGCGACGCCGTCGCGCGCGTATGCGGCAGCCGAAGAGCTGGTCGCCACTGCCGAGGCCGAGGCCAAGGCCCTCAACGTGGACCGTGACGAGGCCGAGGCGGACGAATTGCGCACCGCGCTGGGTGCCGGTGGGACCGGGAAGGGGACTGCGGGAACGCTGCGCGGGTCGGCGGGTGCGATCAAGGATCTCGAACGGCGACAGAAGTCCCGGCAGACCCGCGCCTCGCGGGATGCGCTCGACCGTGCGTTGATCGATCTGGCGACGTACTTCCGGGATGCGCTGGTGGTGGCCAACGGTGCGGGCTCGGTGGCGCCGAATCACCCCGACATGGCCGAGCGGGTGGCAGCTCTGGCGGCGCATGCGTCCCCTGAGCGGCTGCTGCGCTGCATCGAAGCCGTACTCGAGTGCCGCGAGGCGCTGGCGATCAACGTCAAGCCCAAGTTCGCCGTCGATGCGATGGTGGCGACCGTGGGTCAAGCACTGCGCTCGGACCTGTAG
- a CDS encoding DEAD/DEAH box helicase — MVSFGSELLNAAVAGAESSPAALLHVAELPARQASAADWPAWADPDVLRAFHDHGIAEPWSHQVQAAELAHAGRHVVISTGTASGKSLAFQLPIMDALARDPRARALYLSPTKALGHDQLRTAHSLTTAVAALADVAPTSYDGDTPVEVRRFARERSRWLFSNPDMIHLSLLRNHARWAVYLRGLRYIVVDECHYYRGIFGSNVAMVLRRLLRLCQRYAPASGPGPTVIFASATTASPGETAAELIGQTVTAVTEDGSPHGARTVALWEPELRTDLTGENGAPVRRSAGAETARMMADLVAEGARTLTFVRSRRGAELTALGARARLEDIAPQLIDTVASYRAGYLAEDRRELERALTDGELRGLATTNALELGIDIAGLDAVLLAGFPGTVASFWQQAGRSGRRGQGALVVLVARDDPLDTYLVHHPEALLDKPVERVVIDPTNPYVVGPQLLCAATEMPLEDAEVRRWEAEPVAAELVDDGLLRRRGGKYFPAAGLDPHPAVDIRGSAGGSIAIVEAGTGRMLGSADAGQAPAAVHPGAVYLHQGESYLVDSLSFSDGVAFVHAEDPGYTTFAREVTDIAVTATGERVHYGPVTLGLVPVSVTHRVIGYLRRRLSGEVIDFVELDMPEHCLPTTAVMYTITPEALADSGIGQLRIPGSLHAAEHAAIGLLPLVASCDRGDIGGVSTAVGADGLPTVFVYDGHPGGAGFAERGYRLAGTWLGATAAAIEACECPQGCPSCVQSPKCGNGNDPLDKSGAVAVLRLVLAQLAAGGA, encoded by the coding sequence ATGGTGAGTTTCGGCAGCGAGCTGCTTAACGCGGCGGTCGCGGGTGCCGAATCATCGCCTGCTGCGCTGCTTCACGTCGCCGAGCTTCCCGCCCGGCAGGCGAGCGCGGCGGACTGGCCTGCCTGGGCTGATCCAGATGTGCTCCGCGCGTTCCATGATCACGGAATCGCCGAGCCGTGGTCGCATCAGGTGCAGGCCGCCGAGCTGGCGCACGCGGGCCGCCATGTCGTCATCAGCACCGGCACCGCATCGGGCAAGTCGCTGGCGTTCCAATTACCGATCATGGATGCGCTGGCACGTGATCCACGCGCCAGGGCACTTTATTTGTCACCCACCAAAGCACTCGGCCACGACCAATTGCGCACCGCCCATTCTTTGACCACTGCCGTGGCCGCGCTGGCCGACGTCGCACCCACCTCCTACGACGGCGACACACCGGTCGAGGTACGCAGATTCGCCCGCGAGCGGTCGCGCTGGTTGTTCTCCAATCCCGACATGATCCACCTGTCGTTGCTGCGCAACCATGCCCGGTGGGCGGTCTACCTGCGTGGGCTGCGCTACATCGTCGTCGACGAATGCCATTACTACCGAGGAATTTTCGGGTCCAACGTGGCCATGGTGTTACGACGGCTGCTGCGGCTGTGTCAGCGCTACGCCCCGGCCTCGGGACCCGGGCCGACGGTCATCTTCGCCAGCGCGACCACCGCGTCCCCCGGTGAGACTGCCGCCGAGTTGATCGGGCAGACCGTGACGGCGGTGACCGAGGACGGGTCACCGCACGGAGCGCGCACGGTGGCGCTGTGGGAGCCCGAACTGCGTACCGACCTGACGGGCGAAAACGGTGCTCCGGTGCGGCGTTCGGCCGGTGCCGAGACGGCTCGCATGATGGCCGATCTGGTTGCTGAGGGGGCGCGGACGTTGACGTTCGTCCGGTCGCGGCGGGGGGCTGAGCTGACCGCGCTCGGTGCCAGGGCGCGGCTGGAGGACATCGCCCCGCAGCTGATCGACACCGTGGCGTCCTATCGGGCCGGGTACCTCGCCGAGGACCGCCGGGAATTGGAGCGCGCCCTCACCGACGGCGAATTACGGGGGCTGGCCACCACGAACGCACTGGAGCTGGGGATCGATATCGCCGGGCTGGATGCCGTTCTGCTGGCGGGCTTTCCGGGGACGGTGGCGTCGTTCTGGCAGCAGGCCGGCCGGTCGGGGCGGCGCGGTCAGGGTGCGCTGGTGGTTCTTGTGGCACGCGACGACCCGTTGGACACCTACCTGGTGCACCACCCGGAGGCGTTGCTGGACAAGCCGGTTGAGCGGGTGGTGATCGACCCGACGAACCCCTACGTGGTGGGTCCACAGCTGCTGTGCGCGGCGACGGAGATGCCGCTGGAGGACGCGGAGGTACGGCGCTGGGAGGCCGAGCCGGTGGCAGCCGAGCTGGTCGACGACGGATTGCTGCGCCGGCGCGGCGGCAAGTATTTCCCCGCCGCCGGCCTGGATCCCCATCCGGCGGTGGACATCCGCGGTTCGGCCGGAGGCAGTATCGCGATCGTCGAGGCCGGGACGGGGCGGATGCTCGGCAGCGCCGACGCCGGCCAGGCGCCGGCGGCCGTTCACCCCGGCGCGGTGTATCTCCATCAGGGTGAGAGCTACCTCGTCGACTCGTTGAGCTTTTCCGACGGCGTGGCGTTCGTGCACGCCGAGGATCCCGGCTACACCACATTCGCCAGGGAGGTCACCGACATCGCGGTGACCGCAACGGGCGAGCGGGTGCACTACGGCCCGGTGACGCTGGGCCTGGTCCCGGTATCGGTGACCCACCGGGTGATCGGCTACCTACGCCGGCGGTTGTCCGGCGAGGTCATCGACTTCGTCGAATTGGACATGCCTGAGCACTGCCTGCCGACCACCGCGGTGATGTACACGATCACGCCGGAAGCGTTGGCGGACAGCGGGATCGGACAACTGCGCATACCGGGTTCGTTGCACGCCGCCGAGCATGCCGCGATCGGACTGCTGCCGCTGGTGGCCAGTTGCGACCGCGGCGACATCGGCGGCGTGTCCACCGCCGTCGGCGCCGACGGCCTGCCGACGGTGTTCGTCTACGACGGGCATCCTGGTGGCGCCGGCTTCGCCGAGCGCGGCTATCGTCTGGCCGGCACCTGGCTGGGCGCCACCGCGGCCGCGATCGAAGCGTGCGAATGCCCGCAGGGCTGTCCGTCATGTGTGCAGTCGCCCAAGTGTGGCAACGGGAATGACCCGCTGGACAAGTCCGGTGCTGTCGCGGTCCTCAGGCTCGTTCTCGCCCAGCTGGCTGCAGGCGGTGCTTGA
- a CDS encoding glycosyltransferase family 2 protein, whose protein sequence is MDIDTSYPDAWIIVPAFNEAQVIADVIADLRQVFDHVVCVDDGSKDDTADIAWRAGAHVVRHPVNLGQGAAIQTGVEYARRQPGAAVFVTFDADGQHRVKDVLVMMERLAKGDVDIVVGTRFAGTTVSHTPPLKRVILRAAAVLSPSSHRLHLTDSHNGLRVFNKTVADNLNLTMNGMSHAGEFITLIVENHWRVTEEPVEILYTEYSMSKGQPLLNGVNIVFDGFLRGRMRR, encoded by the coding sequence GTGGACATCGACACGTCCTACCCCGACGCCTGGATCATCGTGCCGGCGTTCAACGAGGCGCAGGTCATCGCCGACGTCATCGCGGACCTGCGCCAAGTCTTCGACCACGTGGTCTGCGTCGACGACGGCAGCAAGGACGACACCGCCGACATCGCCTGGCGGGCGGGCGCCCACGTGGTCCGCCACCCCGTGAATCTCGGACAGGGCGCGGCCATCCAGACCGGCGTGGAGTACGCCCGCCGCCAGCCCGGCGCGGCGGTGTTCGTCACCTTCGACGCCGACGGGCAGCACCGCGTCAAGGACGTCCTCGTCATGATGGAGCGGCTGGCCAAAGGCGATGTCGACATCGTGGTCGGCACCAGGTTCGCCGGCACCACCGTCAGCCACACCCCGCCGCTCAAGCGGGTGATCCTGCGCGCGGCGGCCGTGCTGAGCCCCAGCAGCCACCGTCTGCATCTGACCGACTCGCACAACGGGCTGCGGGTGTTCAACAAGACCGTCGCCGACAATCTCAACCTGACGATGAACGGGATGAGCCACGCCGGCGAATTCATCACCCTGATCGTCGAAAACCATTGGCGGGTAACCGAAGAGCCCGTCGAGATCCTCTACACCGAGTACTCGATGTCCAAAGGCCAGCCGCTGCTCAACGGGGTGAACATCGTCTTTGACGGGTTCCTGCGCGGAAGGATGCGCCGATGA
- a CDS encoding cold-shock protein: MPQGTVKWFNAEKGFGFIAPEDGSADVFVHYTEIQGSGFRTLEENQRVEFEVGQSPKGPQATGVRAV; this comes from the coding sequence ATGCCACAGGGAACTGTGAAGTGGTTCAACGCCGAGAAGGGTTTCGGGTTCATCGCACCCGAGGACGGCTCTGCCGACGTGTTCGTCCACTACACGGAAATTCAGGGGTCGGGCTTCCGCACCCTTGAGGAGAACCAACGGGTCGAGTTCGAGGTCGGTCAGAGCCCCAAGGGCCCCCAGGCCACAGGCGTTCGCGCCGTCTGA
- a CDS encoding carboxymuconolactone decarboxylase family protein: protein MSNLREDGLRVFREMLPGTLPDGDVDFGGGFAPELMDIGVESVFGRLWTREGLSRRDRSLVTLGILIALRATAEMDAHFRIARQNGLSEEELAEVIYHASGYAGFPAAATARTVAAEALSRD, encoded by the coding sequence ATGTCTAACTTGCGCGAGGATGGCCTACGCGTTTTCCGGGAGATGCTGCCCGGAACGCTGCCCGACGGGGACGTCGACTTCGGTGGTGGGTTCGCCCCCGAACTGATGGATATCGGTGTCGAGAGCGTGTTCGGCCGGCTGTGGACCCGTGAGGGGCTCAGCCGCCGCGACCGAAGTCTGGTGACGCTGGGCATCCTGATCGCACTGCGGGCCACCGCGGAGATGGACGCGCACTTCCGGATCGCCCGGCAGAACGGCCTGTCCGAGGAGGAATTGGCCGAGGTGATCTATCACGCCAGCGGCTACGCCGGTTTCCCGGCGGCGGCCACGGCCCGCACCGTCGCCGCCGAAGCGCTGTCGCGCGATTAG
- the topA gene encoding type I DNA topoisomerase, whose protein sequence is MADDGTRRNGGDGRGNGNVRRLVIVESPTKARKIAGYLGSNYIVESSRGHIRDLPRNAADVPAKYKTEPWARLGVNVEDNFEPLYIISPEKKSTVTELKGLLKDVDELYLATDGDREGEAIAWHLLETLKPRVPVKRMVFHEITEPAIRAAAENPRDLDNDLVDAQETRRILDRLYGYEVSPVLWKKVAPKLSAGRVQSVATRIIVQRERDRMAFRSASYWDVIAELDASVSDPDAAPPRFTARLVNVDSKRVATGRDFDSLGVIRKPDEVVVLDEAAAGSLATGLRGASLSVASVEEKPYTRKPYPPFMTSTLQQEAGRKLRFSAERTMSIAQRLYENGYITYMRTDSTTLSQSAIDAARNQARQLYGDEYVHPSPRQYTRKVKNAQEAHEAIRPAGDVFATPGALHRELDTDEFRLYELIWQRTVASQMADARGTTLSLRIGGTSSDGREVTFAASGRTITFAGFLKAYVETVDEQAGGEADDAESRLPQLRQGQRVDATGLTADGHTTNPPARYTEASLIKALEELGIGRPSTYSSIIKTIQDRGYVHKKGSALVPSWVAFAVTGLLEQHFGRLVDYDFTAAMEDELDEIATGQERRTNWLSNFYFGGEHGVADSIARAGGLKKLVGVNLEGIDAREVNSIKLFDDEEGRPIVVRVGKNGPYLERMITGEDGEPKPQRANLNDEITPDELTLEMAETLFATPQEGRSLGVDPESGHEIVAKDGRYGPYVTEVLPPPPDDDPGVGAKKGKKPTGPKPRTGSLLRSMDLQTITLEDALKLLSLPRVVGVDPANGEEITAQNGRYGPYLKRGTDSRSLATEDQIFEITLEEALKIYSEPKRRGRQGAAAPPLRELGVDQASGQPMVIKDGRFGPYVTDGETNASLRKGDDVLSITDERASELLADRRARGPVKKKAAAKKTTRKAPAKKAAKKA, encoded by the coding sequence TTGGCTGACGACGGAACCCGCCGCAACGGCGGCGACGGACGGGGCAACGGCAACGTTCGGCGGCTCGTCATCGTCGAGTCGCCCACCAAGGCGCGCAAAATCGCTGGTTACCTGGGCTCCAACTACATCGTGGAGTCGTCCCGCGGTCACATCCGTGACCTGCCGCGCAATGCCGCCGACGTGCCCGCCAAGTACAAAACCGAGCCGTGGGCGCGCCTGGGCGTCAACGTCGAGGACAACTTCGAACCGCTCTACATCATCAGCCCGGAGAAGAAGAGCACGGTAACCGAGCTCAAGGGGCTGCTCAAGGATGTCGACGAGCTCTATCTGGCCACCGACGGTGACCGCGAGGGCGAGGCCATCGCCTGGCACCTGCTGGAGACGCTGAAGCCCCGCGTCCCGGTCAAGCGGATGGTCTTCCACGAGATCACCGAGCCCGCCATCCGCGCGGCCGCCGAAAACCCCCGCGACCTCGACAACGACCTGGTCGACGCGCAGGAAACCCGACGAATTCTCGACCGGCTCTACGGCTACGAAGTCAGCCCGGTGCTGTGGAAGAAGGTCGCCCCGAAGCTGTCCGCGGGCCGGGTGCAGTCCGTGGCCACCCGCATCATCGTGCAGCGCGAACGCGACCGGATGGCCTTCCGCAGCGCGTCCTACTGGGATGTCATCGCCGAACTCGACGCCAGTGTCTCGGACCCAGACGCCGCGCCGCCGCGGTTCACCGCCCGGCTGGTCAACGTCGACAGCAAGCGGGTGGCCACCGGGCGCGACTTCGACTCCCTCGGCGTCATCCGCAAGCCCGACGAGGTGGTCGTGCTCGACGAGGCGGCGGCCGGTTCGCTGGCCACCGGTTTGCGGGGCGCCAGCCTGTCGGTGGCCTCGGTGGAGGAGAAGCCCTACACCCGCAAGCCGTATCCGCCGTTCATGACCTCGACGTTGCAGCAGGAGGCAGGCCGCAAGCTGCGGTTCTCCGCCGAGCGCACCATGAGCATCGCGCAGCGGCTGTACGAGAACGGCTACATCACCTATATGCGTACCGACTCGACGACACTGTCGCAGTCGGCGATCGATGCCGCGCGCAACCAGGCGCGCCAGCTCTACGGCGACGAGTACGTGCATCCCTCGCCGCGCCAGTACACCCGCAAGGTCAAGAACGCGCAGGAGGCGCACGAGGCGATCCGCCCCGCCGGTGATGTCTTCGCCACCCCGGGGGCGCTGCACCGCGAACTCGATACCGACGAGTTCCGGCTCTATGAGCTGATCTGGCAACGCACGGTCGCCTCGCAGATGGCCGATGCCCGCGGCACGACGTTGAGCCTGCGTATCGGCGGAACATCTTCGGACGGACGGGAAGTCACGTTCGCCGCCAGCGGCCGCACCATCACGTTCGCCGGCTTCCTGAAGGCCTATGTCGAGACCGTCGACGAGCAGGCCGGCGGTGAGGCGGACGACGCCGAGAGCCGCTTGCCGCAGCTGCGCCAGGGCCAGCGGGTGGACGCGACCGGCCTGACCGCCGACGGGCACACCACCAACCCGCCGGCCCGCTACACCGAGGCGTCGCTGATCAAGGCGCTCGAGGAACTCGGAATCGGCCGGCCCTCAACGTATTCCTCGATCATCAAGACGATCCAGGACCGCGGCTACGTCCACAAGAAGGGCAGCGCGCTGGTGCCGTCCTGGGTGGCGTTCGCGGTGACCGGTCTGCTCGAACAGCACTTCGGCCGGCTGGTGGATTACGACTTCACCGCCGCCATGGAGGACGAACTCGACGAGATCGCCACCGGCCAGGAACGGCGCACCAACTGGTTGTCGAACTTCTACTTCGGCGGTGAGCACGGCGTGGCGGATTCGATCGCCCGTGCCGGTGGCCTCAAGAAGCTGGTGGGCGTCAACCTCGAAGGTATCGACGCCCGAGAAGTCAACTCCATCAAGCTCTTTGATGACGAAGAGGGCCGCCCGATCGTGGTCCGGGTGGGCAAGAACGGCCCGTACCTGGAGCGGATGATCACCGGCGAGGACGGCGAGCCCAAACCGCAGCGGGCCAACCTCAACGACGAGATCACCCCCGACGAGCTGACCCTCGAGATGGCCGAAACCCTTTTCGCCACACCGCAAGAGGGCCGATCACTCGGCGTGGACCCGGAGTCCGGCCACGAGATCGTGGCCAAAGACGGGCGTTACGGCCCGTATGTCACCGAGGTGCTGCCCCCGCCGCCGGACGATGATCCCGGCGTGGGTGCCAAGAAGGGTAAGAAGCCGACCGGCCCCAAGCCGCGCACCGGCTCCCTGCTGCGCTCGATGGACCTGCAGACCATCACCCTCGAGGACGCTCTGAAGCTGCTCTCACTACCGCGGGTGGTCGGCGTGGATCCCGCCAACGGCGAGGAGATCACCGCGCAGAACGGCCGCTACGGGCCATACCTCAAGCGCGGCACCGACTCTCGCTCGCTGGCCACCGAGGATCAGATCTTCGAGATCACCCTCGAAGAGGCGTTGAAGATCTACTCCGAGCCCAAACGCCGTGGCCGCCAGGGCGCCGCGGCGCCGCCGCTGCGTGAGCTCGGTGTCGATCAGGCGTCGGGTCAGCCGATGGTGATCAAGGACGGGCGCTTCGGTCCGTACGTCACCGACGGCGAGACCAACGCGAGCCTGCGCAAGGGTGACGACGTCCTGTCGATCACCGACGAGCGGGCTTCGGAGTTGCTCGCTGATCGCCGGGCTCGTGGACCGGTCAAGAAGAAGGCTGCCGCGAAGAAGACGACGCGCAAGGCGCCCGCCAAGAAGGCTGCGAAGAAGGCTTAA
- a CDS encoding NAD-dependent epimerase/dehydratase family protein, translating into MQVLVTGAAGFIGSTLVDRLLADGHTVVGFDDLSRGRTANLAAAGTSDRFEFVEADIADADLIGLFDKHKPEVVHHLAAQIDVRRSVEEPEFDAAVNVVGTVRLAEAARRSGVRKIVHASSGGSIYGVPTNFPTNETAPVDPGSPYAAGKVAGELYLNTFRHLYGVDCSFIAPSNVYGPRQDPHGEAGVVAIFVNALLAGRPTRVYGDGSNTRDYVFVDDVVDAFVRASGAGGCGQRFNIGTGVETSDRQLHSVVAKALGVADNPEFAPARLGDVKRSCLDVRKAEMVLGWQPRVRLEEGIARTVGYFRG; encoded by the coding sequence ATGCAGGTACTGGTCACGGGGGCCGCCGGCTTCATCGGGTCGACGCTGGTCGATCGCCTGCTCGCAGACGGGCACACCGTCGTCGGGTTCGACGACCTGAGCCGGGGCCGCACCGCGAACCTGGCGGCGGCGGGCACCAGCGACCGGTTCGAATTCGTCGAGGCCGACATCGCCGACGCAGACCTGATCGGGCTGTTCGACAAGCACAAGCCCGAGGTCGTCCACCACCTCGCTGCCCAGATCGACGTGCGCCGCTCGGTGGAGGAGCCGGAATTCGACGCGGCGGTCAACGTCGTGGGCACCGTGCGGCTCGCCGAGGCGGCCAGGCGGTCCGGCGTGCGCAAGATCGTCCACGCCTCCTCGGGCGGATCGATCTACGGCGTGCCGACGAACTTCCCCACCAACGAAACCGCCCCGGTCGATCCCGGGTCGCCCTACGCGGCCGGCAAGGTGGCCGGCGAGCTGTACCTCAACACCTTCCGCCACCTCTACGGCGTGGACTGCTCGTTCATCGCGCCGTCGAATGTCTATGGCCCGCGCCAGGACCCGCACGGCGAGGCCGGGGTGGTCGCGATCTTCGTCAACGCATTGCTGGCCGGCCGGCCCACCCGGGTCTACGGCGACGGCTCCAACACCCGCGACTACGTCTTCGTCGACGACGTCGTCGATGCCTTCGTCCGGGCCTCCGGAGCAGGCGGGTGCGGGCAGCGGTTCAACATCGGCACCGGTGTGGAAACCAGCGACCGGCAACTGCATTCGGTGGTGGCCAAGGCGCTCGGGGTGGCCGACAACCCGGAGTTCGCCCCGGCGCGGCTCGGCGACGTGAAGCGGTCCTGCCTGGATGTCCGCAAAGCAGAGATGGTGCTGGGCTGGCAGCCGCGGGTGCGCCTCGAAGAGGGCATCGCCCGCACGGTGGGCTATTTCCGGGGCTAG